The sequence cgctaATCATCACCTttaattttgtgggaaggcaggtaaccctgaggcaagacgtgacggacgcaccaaatgatagcgcgttacaaattcaaggcaacgccatttattgacgaagttctaaactatgTTGTGGTTGGCGCCTATAGTTCGCCAGCAGCCGCGAGATCAACTTAGCGGGTggatttcgccaaggagaaggataggaagttgccagaccttactatgtgacTGTGTGGCGGACAGAGAGAAATGACACGAACTCAGTGCGTGTCTATGACCTACTTCCTATGAATTAATATAGTTAAACTGAATTAATCCCCTTTTTTACTCCCGTAGGGCTGGAATTTCATGATCATATGTAGTCTAAGTCACTCTCGGGCCCATAAGCTctctatatgaaaaaaaatcatatcgaTCTGTTGCTTCgctgctgcgtgaaagaaggataAACCGACAAACACACTTTTGCATTTATGTCATGAGTAGGGATACACTGATAAACTGATCTACACGTTTATGTAGAACAATAAAGGTATTCCATGATGTTCGTGTGTGTCCGCAGGTGATCTTCGCCGCCCTggtggccgccgccgccgccgcccccgcccccgGCTACCTGGGCTCTCCCCTGGTCGCCGCCCCCGGCTACGTGGGCTCTACCCTGGTTGCCGCCCCCGGCATCGCCACGTACGCCGCCGCCCCGCACGCCGTCGCCTACTCCGCCCCCGTGGCGATCCCCGCCCCCGCGGtctacgccgcccccgcccgcgTCGCCTACTCCGTGGAGCCCGTGGAGCAGCACGGCTACAAGATCGTCTACTAGGCGCCGCCCCcaagcagccccccccccccccccgtcgctCACGAGCTCTCACCCCTCGACATCCTTGCAGGACGAGACGTGTacataaaaaacgtattttctGTGAAAATCAGACGCTGCgcaataaatatgttaatttaaCCAAACAAGGTTTTCTTTCATTTTCCTTTATTTACGTTCTTAACTATAACTAACAAGCTGGCTTCGTACGGGTCCATAAATTTACCACAAAATAATGATTGTACGTGTAAATCAGtgcatgtgatagaagtgaaacctctttggtAATTCAAACCTAGACTCGCAATTACATAGTAAGAGGTAAAACGGCAGAAATGGAAAGAGATAGGAAGAGAGAAAGAggataaatttcaaaataaacttgAATTAACAAAATCAATACTCTATTAAAATTACTTATCattatatcaataattattgatcaagtAATAATAATGATTAATGAACAATAAATGTGACTCACTTTTGAAATACACAAATCACAAAGAAAAACTGTGccttttactgttattttttcccAAACAATTCAGCCATTTGGAGCACGCCAAATCTCTAGATGAAATATGAAAACTATAACAGGTAGCGCtttctatgcgggaaatgcagaaACTTTCACAACAGCGCTCTCTACattgctggttgaacaaggaggaacacaAGCGCGCAGGTAGCAAATATTACATTCAAGGCACTCATAGCTGAcggtataggatacctatatatattttctgaaacaatttcatGCACACACACTCTCTGTCTGATTCTTTCGTTCATCCATCTCtcttatttctattttttttttttgagcaggTGACAGAATcattgcacaaagaggagaacgaaaacgagcccactAACGTACACAGCATAGTGTTCtatatatctctttggccaagtacacTTTCTTTGTCCTTTCCAGGACGGACAAAAGTGCTAGCGGATGGTTTCACGCAGGAACTACTTCCGAGTCACGTGGCTGATCCTGGTCATGTGACAAGTTCCGCGGTGCGTTGACAGGTGGCCAGGCAACCGGCGAAGCTTCGGTGTCTGGCGGTTTGCCTGCTTTCAGGGGTACACACGGTATGAAAAAAATCGATAGCAAAATGCAGGGTGTTGCGGGCGGCAGAATAACACCCGCAACAAAGTTTTCTAGGGAATACATACATAGTAAATTACCAGGTCTCTGGTTGGTTTGGAATGAAACCATGTTATGTTAATGGCGCGCGCTGAAATGGTGCAACTCTATTGGATGCGAGTGCTGGACACCTCTCTCCCCTGGCCTATCGGTTACGCCCGAGAAGCGAATCTGCGAGACGCAAGTTTCCAGCAGGACGGTTCATTTGCTAATGGGGGTTCGTCGGTGACGCAGAGCGACCGTCCGTCGATGACAGGCCGTGTGTTGCACCGACCGAGACAGCGAGGCGCCATTCTGTTCCCTTGCCAGTGATTTGTATGGCTTTACGTCGATATGGCTCCGATTCCTGGGGAAGCAGTCAGGAACACTTGCTTGTCTTGAATGGAACCACACCTGTACAAGTGCAGGCAATTTAAtagacaaatataaaaaaattggttgtctgtaaagtcggtttacggacgttagtttaatgttacaacgtcataacaaaacattgatgaaatgattcatacgttcatgaataaaattgaatattttttattgaattatcactattttgtatggatacaaagaaggagtgaaatgtaatctacaatttaatttataaatttacttttatttgcactcataaattcaaatatgtttattgctttaacgaagagattattttaactataacttttatacatgtttgctatttaacttcttccaatctgtgttattctgttaaggataggacgatgataggaaaagtgggaaacgaatgggagtgtttcaagtttaatgtgcctcgaaaaagtaaaatcgatggttgttccaatcgagtggaagagagatagatgcggcgcaagcgtacaatgagcgtaacgggacacagcgtaacgggaaaatgtgtgcaacgggacactgtttcgtgcgtgcagccggcgttcatcgatttattagacgttgtcacgtcaaaaagtacgTTCAATGATCGAATCTCTTCTTATGCGAAAAAATATAGTGTAGGGAATACATTTAAGTTGAATAAATGGTCGTGTTACACTCCTTTATacatctaaatataaaaaaatagtaatatttatttgctTGTCTTTTACACGTTCCTAAACTATTCGTCTAAATGCCAGGAAACTTTGCACGCTTGAACTTTGAAACACGAGGTTGTTTACTGTCTAGGTTAAATAACATACAACAGAGGGCGTGCGAGTCGTATCCATGGATCTGTGTAGtgagtgtctgttctgaagttcaagtcaactggttagcaattggttagCATAACAAATAATTTCTGAATAAAGGCTAATCtggatacataaaatttaatgtttgtttgtttgtcccgtaCTCGTTCCTATAGCATTCGTACGATTTGCGATGAACTTTTGGTGAGTTGCTACGCGCATGCCCGCGCAGGTTTTACTAATAAGTACAACAATTTTGCAATAGGTGATGcgcgaatcgtttcaacaaattACGTTATTGttcaccccctcccctctcgcCTACTGTCGGATCTTACGCTCCATCTATACGTGTCCCTGATCTCTGCCCCTGACTGCGTGTATCTATGCAATCAGCTGCAACCTATCAGACACACGCGGTTGCGCGAATATGATGTCCCTCAACGACAGGAAAACTGGGATTTCTTATGATATTTAACTGTAAAACTGATAGTCTTATTTTTTTTGACTGATCTCCGAAACTGGCAAAGGTTATTGTTTAAATGACCTTCATCACTTCTGATTACTGGTCTCCAGTCTACTTGGTTCGAGAGCACTCAGACGTAAACAAATATAACATTTCAAAGGGGGATGAAACTCGCATAGCAGAAGCAAATGAAAAAACCAGGGCTCGGTGAATCAGAATGCttcctttaaaaattaataatttgctaTGGTTTCCCATTTGTAACAACAGAGTTGATAAACATTGCTGTTTGTAAAACCAGACGAAAAATGTTCGCTTTGcattatttataaagtttaatttagattattttactaaatttaataattaatcctATACATTTTTGAATGCAATTTTGAATGCagagtaattattttatttatttttcaatttataatttacaaagCGTATTAATATACAACCAGTATCTGTGTTTATTAACATTAAAAGTCTTATTAGCCATCATGATACATTTCTCAGAACTCTCCAGGGGCCCACACGAGAGACACACGCACGTAACAGCTCGCAGAGCCGGGCTGTGCCCTAGCGACCTGCAGTTCCCCTCCCCGACAGGGAACGTCTACGATTCACATACCCTCAGTCAGTCCCCGAACACGTCCGAGTTCAACCGATCTGGCGTGCAATCTCGCGGctgaataggaaaaaaaaaacttgagtgtACTTGCGTAGGCGCGTTAGAAGGTGTACTTACTTGGTATTGTAAAAAATGAACTTTAATTTTGGCATGTAAATATTTAATAGGAATAAAATAATAGGAATTTTATAGGAATTTaataggaataaaataataaaaacactggTTATATATTATTACGctttgtaaattataaattttaaaaaattaataaaataattacgcttCATTCAAAATTGATGTAAAAACATGTATaggattaataattaaatttagtaaaataatagaaaTTAATCTTTATAAATAATGCAAAACCAATAAATGTATATGCTAAACATTTATTcttatttactaaatataatcagttattaaatatttatttaataattcataAAGCAAATACATTTTACAcaagggaacataacctcaattgtataagtacacttaaaaatacaattacaaaaaataacactatttttatcactaaaattcacaataaataatgttattttatgaTGTGGAAAAGTATTCAAAGTCAATTATTTTGGTATGTGATTTAAAAATCACTTACCTATACAATTTGTTTTGTATGTACCCTTTTTTCAattctgttaaaaattttgttacatggtgcacgcgcatcgtaaaaatccactctcatcatttttattttcttcataACGCTTCAAAAGAAGTCATAACTTTGATAAACTACCAATTTAAGATATTCATATTAGGGTATTTTAAATGTCACCGAACTAAACCAACACCAAATTGACTATAGTTACCATTACCAAGATGAGCGACGACCTATTTTCAAAAAGAAAAAGGATTAGGAACGAATTTTTGCTTGTATTTTAGGTgtgtaacaaacataaaattaacGACGTTTAACATTTACAACAGTAGAACAAAAAAAAGATACGAGTGTAAACACAGTAAATTTCTCGTGTCTCTGACTCGGGCTAAGTGAATGTTGTTTTCCTCCCGAGGGATGCAGGGGCTACGTACAGCGGCAAAAGCACGTGCGTTACTGCGGCGCGGGTTTGTcccaaggggaagggggggggggagtcctgATATCAGGGATTGCCGGAGTTGTGTAATGACCTCGGGGAAGTCCATGACTaaccccttctccccccccccttgcccaACTCTTCACTTCCCCCACCAGCCCACCAGGGAGTAAACACACAACTCGGTTACGACACACGGCTGACCGCGCCTGTTCGGCCGGATGGGAGGTTTGTGAACCCTGAAGAGACCTCGCCGCCGCAGCTACAGGAACACACGGAGGCGATGTACCGCCGCTCCGTGGCTTGTATCACTCCGCGCTGTATCACTCCGCGCTGTATCACTCCACGCTGTCACGTTCTTCACACGGACTTTTCCGAATGAGATGATGTCGATGATGGTGGCTAAACAAACTGCCTGCTGCTTTCGCGCAGTCTTGTCTGTCTGGTGTATCTGCTACCTGATACACGCTACCTGATACACTTTTTCTGTGGTAGCTGGAAAAAATTCACTTGTATTATGCATATATATATGAGATATTTCctcaaaatgtttattaaaaatacatatattataaaGTGTATTAATGGAGTTTCAAAATAATTTCctgaattttaaattaatatggtAATGTGTGGTAAAAAAAAGATCTGAAAagtaaaaaatcaattaattaattgcaattgtatttatttataaacttacaattataacaatttcttcGAGTCGCACAATctaaatgtctgtccacaaattattCACAACTCTTTCTACTGGTTCTCGGCTCGGCAGTGGCTCTCTTTACTGTTCGCTCTCTTACCACTCGCCTCGGTCTCAAGACACTTCTATGgaccactcactcgtccgccgcacacacacacacaacacagggCCGAATGCTTCACACATGAAGCCCGTTGCTCGTCgcccactatcgctcgccaaggggtcactcaccctcttcacttcactgctctcATCTCTCCAATGATTCGCTATTCTCACCCGTCTTGTACACCTGGGCATTACCGCCCTGTAGAGGTCTCGTAGCCCTCGGAAGTGTCACGTCGTCAGAGTCGAACCAACACCCGAACCTGCGAGGaaaaatggcgtcctagttacgccacttcgcgtGGATGGGACTGTGGGGACGAGTCGAACACTCGAGAGGGACAGAGAGGCGCCGCTGCTTATCGAATAACCGTGCATCGAAGTGACGGATGCTACCTGGGTCTTCCCTGGACTCCTGCTAGCAGGTGTGCCAGGCTGACTGGCCTGCCACACTTCCAGCAGCCTCGTCTatagcatcctcgtaacaatatatgATATATGTTGCTGTCTAACCTTATACTTTCATGGCTACATACTTGCATTATCTTTTTTtatttggcaatttaaaattactattttttattattttaatagctCCTTACcggaaaacaaatattaataaaaaaattagttcccaaaaggaaattataaatataaaatgaaaaaaaaaattgctaggaAATCCACTTCTCCTGTGTTCTCCATATTGTTTGCAATCATCAAGCTCCCATTGGGAAACATTGTTCATGACGTCAGATTAAGATGGTGCAATCTGACCTGTCTGACATCTTAAGCTCATGTTCGTTCAGCTCTGGTCAGACCCTGACGTCATAggtcacgtgaaaaaaaaaatggaacgcCGTAGCTGTGTCTATGCAATCAGCTGGAACCTATCAGACATACGCGGCTGCGCGAATATGATGTCCCTCAAGGACGGGACAGCTGGGATTTCTTATGATATTTAACTGTAAAACTAATTGTCTAATTTTTTTGACTGAACTTCAAAACTGGCAAGGATTATTGCTTAAATGACCTACATAACTTCTGATTACTGGTCTCCAGTCTACTTGGTTCGAGAGGAGTCAGACGTAAACGAATAGAAACATTTCAAAGGGGGATCAAACTCGCATAGCAAAAGCAAATGAAAAAACCAGGGATCGGTAAATAAGAAAgcttcttttaaaaattaataatttgctaCGGTTTCTCAGTTGTAACAACAGAGTTAATACACATTGCTGTTTGTAAAACCAGACTAAAAGTGTTGAATTTAAAGTTCGAAAATATACCTTGTGTTTATTAACATTAAAAGTCTTATTAGCCATTATGATACATTTTTCATGAGAGATGTTTAGTGTCTAAGCCTTGACATCCACTTCAGACAAactattcacaaaaaataaataaccaaataTTAATGAGATTCACCTACTTTCTGATATTTCATAAAATGCATACCGTTGCGAGTTCACGGGGATTTTACTTGAGTTCCTAACTCTGTATTGATGATTATGTGTTATAAAATCATTTACTTGCATGCGATTTCGTTTAACGCTTTGTGTGGTGAAAATGAAATACTTtctgtataattaaaaattataaaagcttcttgcttaactatttttaaattaaatccaaaaaattgtatttttaggtaatctgaaaattatatatttaattttttttaagaaattaacctaaagaaagaaagaaaattactAATTTCAACTTGTAATTGAAATATAAATAGAAAAACATACATTATCATTGAGTGTTTGGAAATTTTACCACTTTTTACATGTTTAACTATAggtttgtgtgtttatttttgattAGTTAGTTAAAACCATATACTTAGTTGTTTTCATAAAtactttgtattaaaatatatataaaataaattaatttattaatatttccaagtataaaaataatttaaacgaaaatttaaagttaaacttTGAAAGCAAGTATGGCAgaaattttcttttttctaatattattaaatgtaaataaacctTATTTCTTGCTTCATATCTAAAGTATAAATAATCAAGACTGCCACACAAACATACATTGTTGTTACTATCGAATGTTTTGTTTTGTAGTTTTAAGTAACTTTTACTGTATTTTCTttagaacattatttttaagtaatagttTCCGCGTATGCAATTGGGACTATCATATAAAAACACACAGAAACTTTgacacttaaatattttaattattatacagTATTATTCCAAACATTTTATTAGCTGGTTTAGATTAACCTAACAATTCCCATTTAAGTTCTCAGCATTATCATATTCAAGGCATCCATAATTAGCCGATAATACTAACAAGTACTCTTAAGTGTTGCCCCATTAAAAATTTTCAGTAATGGAAGTCACAACAAAGAAAATTGAAGAAGTCAGTATCAATGACAAAAAagcaattattttataacaaaatttctAAGTGAAGTAGGATTAATATAAAGCTTAATTTTGCTTGAATAtcgtaaaaatgtttttagttgtCTAGCTGACGTAgcaaattagttaataaaatgaaaactaaatttgaacgcactttataaaataaaaacttatcttTGAAAGgtttaaagtgtttattttttcaaactttaaatgctaaacaaaaaaaataatgaaatatatagtttattttttaaaatgattcggATATTCTAAAAATTAATCTCAATTATTAACTAAAAGAAGTTGTAACTAaattttgctataaaaaaatTGAGTGTTCCACTTTCAAATTATTCTGGAATGACcaataatcattttttatttaaaaataatctattGCTACTAATACGGTTTATTCCTTGACTGTGGAAAGAAGGAAAGTAGTCCCACTCGCCGAGAAAAATATTTCGTTTCTTGGTAATAACTATGatataaacataattaattaattagtgcaTAAGGTTCTCTTGCCTTTTTTGTGGGGTCACACTTTTTTTTCACCAGATATTGATAAAACGTGCCAATGATTATGAATTCTTACGTAAATTTTTACCGGTATAATATGAAACTTAGTAAACCTGAATAAGAAATTTTGAGgtgaaatataaaatgcaaaatagAAATCGTGATcaatttacacaaaaataactaatcaaccaaaacaaaataatgggGTATGGATgtctcatggacacggccgtgtgatgtaagtgaatacgtgtacgtaacaggtaatatcaTGTTGGCTTCAATGAGCGCAGAAACCATAGACGATCACGCACATCACACTTTTGTCCGAATGGATTGTTGACAAACGTCGTAGTGAAACGTGCACTAGCTGCTGCGCAGTGTGTCTTCATAATCGACGATCGTACACAATCGATGCCTACACAGTCCCGCGTCGATATAAAAGCgatttcaaccgccccagctgcagatgtactggtaccgtcgttgatccgctcggccgcattcattcttttacgttcccggcactgcttcactcggtcatgtgGTGTTTTATTGGTGTCATTCGATTGATTTTGGAAAGCCatttccaaccgtatacgatctctgtatgTGGCTTTGGTTTTTTGACGCGTATAGACCGACGTTATATttattgattataattttttattttattttaacaccatatatattcactgtaactattttacactaatgttttatacatgcaatcgatagattttgacaagAGCTGATGATTGAAACTAAAACGAACGTcgcagcttctccgagtcaaacgtTATACTAAATTTatatctcgaaacgcagcaaaatgacgctcaaaatggcggcgcttccccctccactgcGCGTGATGCGTCACTGTCCTCTCTTGGCGTagcgaattctttgatcctttatcCATCccgtggtgtaattaaattttggatggatatgatagatatgtagctgaaacaccaaactgtatccccccgatTTTGTTGATACTCGTATTTTGAGTTGCATCCCACTATGGAAGcgattttaaagacgtgttcacgtaaaaaaaagcCATGCAAAGAGAATGGCGTAACCGAGGAGGTTTGAGACCGTGCGTGGCAGGCATGTTGAAGGAAGTGGACAGCCAGGCTCACGAGAGGCAGTCCAGACCTATGCCCGCCACCTGCAGGACGTAGCGTGGGCTCCAGGAACCAGCCGTTGTTCTGGACGAAGCATCCTTTGAAGAGGAACATTTCAGGACTAGACtggaccaaaaaaaataaaaaaaaataaaaaaaaagaaccaccCTTCGTGTCCGGGATGGTTTTAGGGCCGGATGAAGCAGGGGGGAAAAAAggagggataaaaaaaataaaggttctcAAACAAAAGTAAAAGCTGTGAGAATTCCCGATGATAAACGCCTCGGCGAGAAAAGAGGATCCGAGATGCATCCGAGAGTGAATGGAAGCGAGAGTTTTGTTTCATGGTCAAAgggttgtatttcttttttcttttattttttcgtCTTCCTTTTCTACGGTTGGGTCTACAGattgtttcaaaattttctttcacattctgtttaaaaaaaaaccgaaactCAAATTGGTGCAGCAAGCCAGACGAAGATCTTGAATTTGCAGCGTGTACTTgattcaaacaattaaattaaccTTTTTTGGTGTACAATCGATTGAAAAACATTGACTGCAGATTGATCACAAATAACCGAATAATGACGTTAGGTAACTCCCGTGGCTATTATAAACATTTGAATTTGGAGCTAAATTTACTGGTTTATTGTAGTTTTTGTAGAAAGTAATTAAAAGGAACAAAACATCTggataattttcatcaaaatgaATATAAGAAGACCTGGAATTTATTAGCTATCGCAAAGTAagttcaataaaatatttgtacaccaacacatgaattttctatatatttttgtaCTGTATTCTATCTAtactagtttaaaaaataaaattatttagctCCAACTCCCATGTCTTATACTCTCATCAGGAAGCAAATTATACCATAAGTACTACACAATTTTTCAACTTATAAATTAATTGTGATACATCTGCAGCCAAAATTTATAAATCAACTACATAGTTTTATTCTCTATTTACTATTCAAaacatataaaaactttttttacttaGAAGTTACACTCCATTAATAAAAGGTATTCAAGAAAtcctaattaaatattttgagactaaaaaaaataattaaagaagcTACCGATTTAATTcgttttaattagtttttaatttaaatagacagtggatttgaaaaaaataacgaTTGTTATTATATAAGTTGTTATAACCGATTTGTAATTTGTTATACAAAATTTTTTGGCAACTGTTTTGAAACAAAGTACGTGTTGGCATGACATGACAGTTAACATATactgaaataaaatttcatttgggagaatattttttcaaattaaaatgcgTAAAGTGATTCAGTAGCTTCGAACACATGtattaacccccctcccccccccccacacggcTGATTCTATTCGATCGTTTCGAACTATACCTCTATAGTTTATATAactaaatactaaaataaaaattcttctttGATTATGTTCTCTAGCAATTAAATTCGTATCTGAGTTTCTAACTGCAAAAAAAGTTGTtattaaatgaaaacatttcccctgaaaataaatatcataaGGAATTGTCagctttaatttatttgtttacgtAGCTCGTGTATATTAGCTGTTCGGTTTGGAAGTGCAGACCTAGGAGCGGGTCACCAAGAGGGCGGGGCCAAAAAAACCCGACATTGCGATACCATTGGTCGGGCCCCGCGGCGTGGAAACCCCAGGCGCGACTTGCGAAACACCCGCTGCCGGGAGGAGGTGCGCTGCGGGTTGCGGCTCGCGGGCAGGCAGGGGTTGAGGTGAGGTGCCCAGGGGTGGGGCGGGCATGTGGGACAAGGTCACTGCGCCAGGCGCGTTAGGGCGAAGAGCCGCCTCTGCCTGTGTTGGGCGCTACAGTGTCGCCAACTGTCCGAACATACAACTATCGTCCTCTCCTTGCTATTCTCCATATCCACGGTCATAAATAACTATAACCCACGTTAAATGTTTATACCAACCTATTTTACGCTTTTTTTCtgtgttataattagagacctgcaaaattcgcggattcatttcgtgatatgctaaaattcaaataattataccttagcgatgcttctgcaattggttcactgttaatctggaggactgagggccaattagagaccctcactcatagaagtgtcgaatcacaggccacccagtcgagacgactcacaagtcagcagccaatgaacaggtggcatttacccgagtgtgtagagtgtagtagagtctatcctggaagtcactgaatccgcgaattttgcaggtcacttgttataatatttatttgttttacatttttcattttaaaagcaTACATAATTGCGTTACAATTTTGTgtagaaattgtgttttcaacattaagaaaaataaattcctcatttttaaaatacatattacttTTTACTTATAAAAATTGTTACGATGAGTTCTAGGATTGTGtaatataaagtttttaaaaattttaattcataaaaaaatatctttcaatgAAGAAATTAAAGATAATAGTAAGGCtacgaaaaaaaaatgatgacttTGTAAAGTGACttttctggtaaaaaaaaaaagtaacatttttgtGAAATTCTGAGATGAGCCACGGATGAACCATTATAATAatgattattataataattatatttgtgtTTACATTAGTTAAATTAACTACATTTCATCACCTAAAAATCGTATGGAAACAATAAGCCCGCAGAAAACATTATTACCAGCAGTAAGTTGTAAACTAGACAGAACAGCAGTAGTATTCTACCTCCAAATCAATCCATCAGACTGATGACAGTAAAACGTGATCATCTATCTATTCTTAACTCTATTTATTCTATCTACAGTAGATGACTTTACTTGTagcttcaataaaaaaaactaacaaattaaaaaaagccAAAACTAACATTCAAATGAAGTGCATCACTGTAAGaccatatttttaaataacttgatTTCCactaccaaaaatatattttcttccaTACCTTGTTACTCTTCCAGTCGCTTGTCGCTAACAGCAATCTCCAAAGTTTATCTATGTGCAAAAGCCTGacatacctaaaatt comes from Bacillus rossius redtenbacheri isolate Brsri chromosome 18, Brsri_v3, whole genome shotgun sequence and encodes:
- the LOC134541335 gene encoding cuticle protein 21-like, yielding MYKLVIFAALVAAAAAAPAPGYLGSPLVAAPGYVGSTLVAAPGIATYAAAPHAVAYSAPVAIPAPAVYAAPARVAYSVEPVEQHGYKIVY